DNA sequence from the Helicobacter sp. MIT 05-5293 genome:
TGGATATTGAGTTTTTCAAAATATGAGATTACAAAAAGAAACTTTTTTATCATGCCCCCGATATTGTCAGCACTCCATAGGGTTTCTTCAAACTCTTCCTCGTTCATATCGGGGGATTCTTGCAGGTTTGAAATATCAAGTGTTTCGATTTCCAAAATAAGCTTGTTATTTAATCTTAGATAAAATCCATCGATTTGAATCTTTCCAATGACGATTTGAGGACTATAAATACCATTGGAGAGGATCTTATATCCCATTGCAAAGAGTGTGATTAAAATGCCCAATAAAATAAGAATATTAGCTATATTTTTGGATTTTCTTGTCATCATTGCCCTAACTTTTATGTTTTATTTATTGTTGCCTGTGCAGACCGAACGCATTGTGAATCTACCCAAAGGTTCGCTTAATAAAATTATAACATATTTAGGAGAAAATGGGCAATCTCTTAACCCACTAGATACGTATATAATCCGAATGCTTGGCGTGCCTCAAAGCGGTTATATTGATATGAAGCATGAGATTTTGCCTAGAGGAGCATATCTCAAAGCACTTGTAAGCTCAAAAGCTGCCACGAAAGAAGTAACATTGATTCCGGGTGAGACGATGTATTTTTTTATCCGCTCTCTTGCACAGAGATTCCCACTTTCTGTTGAATCTTTAGAATCTGCGTATGATAAGTATTTCCCTTATCCTGATGGTGTGATTTTCCCTGATACTTATAAACTTCCTGTGGGGGTTGATGAAGATGAGATGATGAAAACGCTTTATGATATGTCGATAAAACGACATCAACAAAGTGCGATAGAATTGCTTGGAGAATATAATGAGGCAGAATGGTTTAAATATGTGAGTATGGCTTCAATCGTCCAAAAAGAAGCCGCTGATAATCAAGAGATGCCAATCGTTGCTGCTGTGATTTTTAATCGCATCAAGATTGGTATGCCTTTGCAAATGGACGGCTCATTGAATTATGGTCCGTATTCACACTCAAAAGTTACACCCGAACGCATTCGCAATGATGATACGCCTTATAATACTTACCGAAATAAAGGTGTGCCTCCCTATCCTGCAGGGAGTGTGAGTATCCAAGCGATTAAAAGCGTGCTTCACCCTGCAGATGTGGATTATTTATATTTTGTGCGTGATAGGGCAAGTGGGAAACATAAATTCAGTAAAACATACGGAGAACATCGAAGTAACTTCTAGATTTATTTTTTTTTAAGTAAATTTGTTTCATAGTTAGCAAGTTAAAATTTTTGTTTAACTTTTAAAGATAAAAAGGCTAAAAGCTCGTAGGCAAGGTAATAATGGAGATATTTAAAAAAATTGGTATTATTGGCGGATCTGGTAATGTTGGGTCTCACATTGCCTTTTTGGCAGCAATGAGAGGTATTGCTAAGCGTATTATTGTCCATAGCATTGACATTCCTCGTTGCAAAGGTGTGAGTCTTGATGTATCACAAGCTGCTTGCATATTAAATCTACCCACACAAGTAGAAAGTTGTGAAACTCTTGAGGGATTGAAAGATTGTGAAGTGATTATTATGAGTGCAGGTTTGCCACGCACACCAAATATGACGCGTGAAGATTTACTACTCAAAAATGCACAGATTCTCAAAGACACAATGCGAGAGATTGCTACAATCGCTCCAGATTCTTTTATTATCGTGGTTTCTAATCCTCTTGATGTTATGACTTATGTCGCTAAGCAAATCAGTGCATTCCCTAAAGAGCGTATTATTGGAATGGCGGGCGTGCTTGATAGTGCGCGTTTAGGTTATGAAATCAAACAATCTTTGGCAGATTATCACACCTCTGTTTCACCTCTTGTCATTGGTGGGCATGGCGATGATATGCTTCCTTTGACTCGCTATTCTCTTGTTAATGATAAAACATTAGATGAAATATTTGATGAGCAAACGCTTTCTCACATTATCAAAGAGACAAAGAATGGTGGAGCAAAAATCGTGAATTATTATCAAAGAGGCTCGGCATATTTTGCTCCGGCTACTGCTGTTATAAAAATGCTAGAAGTTATTTTGTATGATTCTCAAGAAGTTTTATCTTGTAGCGTGTATTTAGAAGGTGAATATGGATTGAATGATCTCTGTATGGGGGTCCCTGTCAAATTAGGTAAAAAGGGGGTTGTGCAAATTGTAACACTCAATTTAAGTCAGCAAGAACAAGAAAGATTGAATATCTCTGCAGAGGGTATTCGCAAGCAAATTAAGATTCTCGCCGATAATCATTTGTTTGATTAAGAGAATTTAGATAATGTATTTCAACTTTTAAGAAAGGAAAAGAAATGGGAATTAAAACAGCACCGCAAAATGTTCCTGTATGGATTGATGAAACTCGTTGCAAAGGTTGTGATGTATGTGTATCACTCTGTCCTAGTGGCGTCTTAGGTATGAAGAAAGATGAACATAAGATTCTGGGTAAAATTATTTCTGTAGCATATCCTGAAAGCTGCATAGGTTGTCGAGAATGTGAGCTACATTGTCCGGATTTTGCTATCTTTGTCGCAGATAAAAGCGAATTTAAATTTGCTAAAGTCAGTAAAGAGGCTCAAGAAAGAGCGACAAGAATTAAAGAAAACAAGTTTATGGTTATTTAATAAGGAGAAAAGATGCGTGAGTTAATTACAGGCGGAAATGAGCTAGTAGCACTAGCTGCAATAGAGGTAGGCTGCAGATTCTTTGGAGGTTATCCTATTACTCCTTCAAGTGAAATTGCACACGAAATGAGTGTGAATCTTCCTAAAATTGGTGGAAAATTTATCCAAATGGAAGATGAAATCAGTGGTATTGCGGTTGCTTTAGG
Encoded proteins:
- the mltG gene encoding endolytic transglycosylase MltG, which translates into the protein MPNKIRILAIFLDFLVIIALTFMFYLLLPVQTERIVNLPKGSLNKIITYLGENGQSLNPLDTYIIRMLGVPQSGYIDMKHEILPRGAYLKALVSSKAATKEVTLIPGETMYFFIRSLAQRFPLSVESLESAYDKYFPYPDGVIFPDTYKLPVGVDEDEMMKTLYDMSIKRHQQSAIELLGEYNEAEWFKYVSMASIVQKEAADNQEMPIVAAVIFNRIKIGMPLQMDGSLNYGPYSHSKVTPERIRNDDTPYNTYRNKGVPPYPAGSVSIQAIKSVLHPADVDYLYFVRDRASGKHKFSKTYGEHRSNF
- a CDS encoding malate dehydrogenase, with protein sequence MEIFKKIGIIGGSGNVGSHIAFLAAMRGIAKRIIVHSIDIPRCKGVSLDVSQAACILNLPTQVESCETLEGLKDCEVIIMSAGLPRTPNMTREDLLLKNAQILKDTMREIATIAPDSFIIVVSNPLDVMTYVAKQISAFPKERIIGMAGVLDSARLGYEIKQSLADYHTSVSPLVIGGHGDDMLPLTRYSLVNDKTLDEIFDEQTLSHIIKETKNGGAKIVNYYQRGSAYFAPATAVIKMLEVILYDSQEVLSCSVYLEGEYGLNDLCMGVPVKLGKKGVVQIVTLNLSQQEQERLNISAEGIRKQIKILADNHLFD
- a CDS encoding 4Fe-4S binding protein encodes the protein MGIKTAPQNVPVWIDETRCKGCDVCVSLCPSGVLGMKKDEHKILGKIISVAYPESCIGCRECELHCPDFAIFVADKSEFKFAKVSKEAQERATRIKENKFMVI